In Eupeodes corollae chromosome 3, idEupCoro1.1, whole genome shotgun sequence, a single genomic region encodes these proteins:
- the LOC129949287 gene encoding LOW QUALITY PROTEIN: protein EFR3 homolog cmp44E (The sequence of the model RefSeq protein was modified relative to this genomic sequence to represent the inferred CDS: substituted 1 base at 1 genomic stop codon), giving the protein MALIRCCFEPVELPEFFDTFAQKCTDPGCCCGCCSALRPRYKRLVDNIFPENPEDGLVKSNMEKLTFYSLSSPDKLDRIGEYLYQKATKDINRKRYKFVEIAMEAMDLLLVACHAQTLNLFVESFLRMVQKLLEDSNPNLQIMATNSFVKFANIEEDTPSYHRRYDFFISKFSSMCHGNHDNIELRDSIRLAGIKGLQGVIRKTVSDDLVENIWEKQHMEKIVPSLLFNMQFGDLTPTEDQTDITPPVLAEEVLRELVGRASFGHIRSVLKPLLTHLDRHELWVPNTFAIHTFRIVMISIQPQYSYTVVETLMKHLDNNFKSSPRTRTSLAFVLSKIIAIAAGESVGPSALDIINNLLTHLRTSVSTTTEITPEESQYQEALINALGEFANHHPDYQKIEIMLFIMNTVPDLSKKSKGDQMLQNILLKSLLKVGTQYSTVSFEKAFPASFLQPLLKMARAPHDPTRIIVMQIFQALLDRHQNQMVLSSVTVKPYNALSQEPPSRSDIIFTHKYGANIMQALIESMALSDRIEALASSYNTAALLIVEMASSETVQEFLLFILGIQQVTVTAEDLDNVHKCNLHAISISLLCLIARVTGINNLMEYAEKIIDARKEEATHFLPPLLDSKKQSGKVYNINFPHLAIDKIALAENLQNAGMDYNRLQTGSPYSLNQIDNSAHRHSWVEAASNMPTRNSSADLAAYNNDADSVSSSPGVSKKTLAPEYNFEAMKRALAEPSEAVKKEQREKQLQIGKTFRECDFNDLVMRTEPKHDVIXNRLNDLFNSLAIERQISQSDIKNQQQQQPQKPIYEISFPELFYY; this is encoded by the exons ATGGCGCTAATCAGGTGTTGTTTTGAACCTGTGGAACTTCCGGAATTTTTTGATACATTTGCACAAAAATGTACAGATCCAGGCT GTTGCTGTGGGTGCTGCTCAGCACTTCGACCACGATACAAACGGCTCGTCGACAACATATTCCCGGAAAATCCAGAAGATGGGTTGGTCAAATCAAACATGGAAAAGCTGACGTTTTATTCGCTAAGCTCTCCAGATAAATTAGATCGTATTGGTGAATATCTGTACCAAAAAGCCACCAAGGACATCAATCGCAAAAGATACAA gtttgtTGAAATTGCAATGGAGGCTATGGATTTGCTTTTGGTGGCATGTCATGCACAAACCTTGAATCTTTTTGTTGAGTCATTCCTGCGAATGGTGCAGAAGTTGCTGGAGGATTCAAATCCTAATCTACAAATTATGGCTACAAACTCG tttgtAAAGTTTGCAAATATTGAGGAGGATACTCCTTCGTATCATCGCCGTTATGACTTTTTTATATCTAAGTTCTCGTCAATGTGCCATGGAAATCATGACAACATAGAACTTAGAGATAGTATCCGCTTGGCCGGAATCAAAGGGCTACAAGGCGTCATTCGAAAAACCGTATCAGATGACTTGGTGGAAAACATCTGGGAAAAACAACATATGGAAAAAATTGTACCGTCATTGCTTTTTAATATGCAG TTTGGTGATTTAACTCCAACAGAAGATCAAACGGATATAACACCACCAGTGCTGGCGGAAGAAGTTTTAAGAGAATTAGTGGGTCGAGCATCGTTTGGACACATTCGATCAGTGCTAAAACCACTTTTAAC tCATTTGGATCGTCATGAGCTCTGGGTGCCAAATACCTTTGCCATCCATACATTCCGCATCGTGATGATTTCGATTCAGCCTCAGTACTCTTACACAGTTGTGGAGACTCTCATGAAGCATCTTGATAATAACTTCAAGTCCTCTCCACGTACTAGAACATCTCTGGCTTTTGTGCTTTCCAAAATTATTGCTATTGCAGCGGGTGAGAGTGTCGGACCGTCAGCTTTAGATATTATAAACAATCTTCTGACACATCTAAGAACAAGTGTCAGCACAACCACCGAAATCACTCCCGAAGAATCGCAATATCAAGAAGCACTTATCAATGCACTCGGTGAGTTTGCCAATCATCATCCGGATTAccaaaaaatcgaaattatGCTTTTCATCATGAACACTGTGCCGGACTTGAGCAAGAAAAGCAAAGGAGATCAAATGTTGCAAAATATCTTGTTGAAGAGTTTGTTAAAAGTTGGAACTCAGTATAGCACTGTTTCTTTCGAAAAGGCTTTCCCAGCATCATTCTTGCAGCCATTACTGAAAATGGCGCGGGCTCCACATGATCCGACTAGAATTATAGTTATGCAGATCTTCCAGGCTTTGCTAGATCgtcatcaaaatcaaatggtatTGAGTAGTGTTACGGTAAAACCGTACAATGCCTTATCGCAAGAGCCACCTTCACGATCCGATATTATTTTCACCCACAAATACGGAGCTAATATTATGCAAGCCTTGATCGAAAGCATGGCGTTGTCTGATCGCATTGAAGCATTGGCTTCCAGCTACAACACTGCTGCACTTTTGATTGTAGAAATGGCAAGCAGCGAGACAGTACAAGAGTTTCTGTTATTCATCTTAgg aattcaACAAGTTACAGTAACGGCGGAAGATTTGGATAATGTGCATAAGTGCAACTTGCACGCTATATCAATTTCCCTTCTCTGTCTCATAGCCAGAGTTACCGGTATAAACAATCTCATGGAGTACGCAGAAAAAATTATAGACGCCAGAAAAGAAGAAGCTACCCATTTCTTACCACCGCTACTTGATTCTAAAAAGCAGAGTGGCAAAGTTTACAATATAAACTTTCCGCATTTAGCAATTGATAAAATAGCACTGGCGGAAAATCTACAAAATGCTGGAATGGATTACAACCGATTGCAAACAGGAAGTCCCTATTCACTCAATCAAATTGACAACTCAGCCCATAGACATTCATGGGTTGAGGCAGCTAGCAATATGCCCACAAGAAATAGTTCTGCTGATCTCGCTGCTTATAATAATGATGCCGATAGTGTGAGTAGTTCACCGGGTGTTTCAAAG AAAACCCTTGCTCCAGAGTATAACTTCGAAGCGATGAAAAGAGCTTTGGCAGAGCCATCAGAAGCTGTCAAAAAAGAACAACGTGAGAAGCAGCTCCAAATTGGAAAAACATTCCGGGAATGTGACTTCAATGATCTTGTTATGCGGACAGAGCCAAAG CATGACGTCATTTAGAACCGACTTAATGATCTTTTTAATTCCCTTGCAATTGAGCGGCAAATCTCTCAGAGTGATATTAAAaatcaacagcagcaacagcctCAAAAGCCAATTTATGAAATAAGTTTCCCAGAATTATTCTACTACTAA
- the LOC129949288 gene encoding uncharacterized protein LOC129949288 isoform X1, translated as MWDVEKLLVLIENRPPIYNFKLKEHSDKCIIDKLWMEIAKEMKTTVAECKTKYTTLRNSYARYLRENPPPGVSAAKKRKKTWYLSAAMSFLKDHMMVNRRSRNSIDADTIDNNSCSSSSSIPSTVPEFEEKGRSINCTPYPRCSKGEQLKPADKLIAEPMAEYSTTRLDKSGTEDPNLTFFKSVLPDLKKLSAQRQRKVKQDFLFNLNKLLDDQEMEFSEIKYCID; from the exons ATGTGGGACgttgaaaaattattagttttaattgaaaatcggCCAccgatatataattttaaattaaaggaaCATAGCGATAAATGCATAATAGATAAATTGTGGATGGAAATTGCTAAGGAAATGAAAACTACAG tagctgaatgcaaaacaaaatatacaacccTACGCAATTCATATGCAAGATATCTCAGAGAAAACCCCCCACCCGGGGTTTCTGCAGcgaaaaagaggaaaaaaacaTGGTACCTATCGGCGGCTATGTCTTTCTTAAAGGATCATATGATGGTTAACAGAAGGAGCCGAAACAGTATTGATGCGGATACAATAGACAATAACAGCTGCAGTTCATCCTCATCAATTCCTAGCACAGTGCCTGAGTTTGAAGAAAAGGGCAGATCAATTAACTGTACTCCTTATCCCCGTTGCAGTAAGGGCGAACAATTAAAACCTGCAGACAAACTAATAGCAGAACCAATGGCTGAATATTCAACGACAAGACTTGATAAAAGCGGAACTGAGGATCcaaatctaacatttttcaaaagtgtGTTAcctgatttgaaaaaattatctgCCCAAAGGCAACGCAAGGTCAAACAAGATTTTCTATTTAATCTTAATAAGCTCTTAGATGATCAAGAAATGGAGTTTTcggaaataaaatattgtattgatTAA
- the LOC129949288 gene encoding uncharacterized protein LOC129949288 isoform X2: MWDVEKLLVLIENRPPIYNFKLKEHSDKCIIDKLWMEIAKEMKTTAECKTKYTTLRNSYARYLRENPPPGVSAAKKRKKTWYLSAAMSFLKDHMMVNRRSRNSIDADTIDNNSCSSSSSIPSTVPEFEEKGRSINCTPYPRCSKGEQLKPADKLIAEPMAEYSTTRLDKSGTEDPNLTFFKSVLPDLKKLSAQRQRKVKQDFLFNLNKLLDDQEMEFSEIKYCID; encoded by the exons ATGTGGGACgttgaaaaattattagttttaattgaaaatcggCCAccgatatataattttaaattaaaggaaCATAGCGATAAATGCATAATAGATAAATTGTGGATGGAAATTGCTAAGGAAATGAAAACTACAG ctgaatgcaaaacaaaatatacaacccTACGCAATTCATATGCAAGATATCTCAGAGAAAACCCCCCACCCGGGGTTTCTGCAGcgaaaaagaggaaaaaaacaTGGTACCTATCGGCGGCTATGTCTTTCTTAAAGGATCATATGATGGTTAACAGAAGGAGCCGAAACAGTATTGATGCGGATACAATAGACAATAACAGCTGCAGTTCATCCTCATCAATTCCTAGCACAGTGCCTGAGTTTGAAGAAAAGGGCAGATCAATTAACTGTACTCCTTATCCCCGTTGCAGTAAGGGCGAACAATTAAAACCTGCAGACAAACTAATAGCAGAACCAATGGCTGAATATTCAACGACAAGACTTGATAAAAGCGGAACTGAGGATCcaaatctaacatttttcaaaagtgtGTTAcctgatttgaaaaaattatctgCCCAAAGGCAACGCAAGGTCAAACAAGATTTTCTATTTAATCTTAATAAGCTCTTAGATGATCAAGAAATGGAGTTTTcggaaataaaatattgtattgatTAA